A section of the Agromyces aurantiacus genome encodes:
- the cofD gene encoding 2-phospho-L-lactate transferase yields MKITVLAGGVGGARFVRGLRAECARRWPADGTATADDATAAATAGPGVATSADITVVVNTGDDLWLAGVRLMPDFDSLLYALAGVNDTERGWGRAGETERVAAELREWGVGWPWFTLGDLDLGTHLARTSWLREGLTPSQVGERLQRRWPLGVRLIPATDTEVDTWVRIDPAHPDAAGRSELHFQEWWTRHRASIPALGFVQRDLDRARPAPGVEAAIAEADVVLLAPSNPVVSIGTILAVPGMREALAATPAPVVGVSPIIGGRVVRGMADACLSAIGVETDAAAVARHYGARRPEGGLLDGWLVDETDAAAVAGLEAAGIAAASVPLWMHDLETSAALAGEAIDLGLRSSATR; encoded by the coding sequence GTGAAGATCACGGTGCTCGCAGGAGGCGTCGGCGGCGCGCGATTCGTGCGCGGACTGCGGGCGGAGTGCGCCCGCAGATGGCCGGCGGACGGCACGGCGACGGCGGATGACGCGACCGCCGCCGCGACGGCGGGGCCCGGCGTCGCGACATCCGCCGACATCACGGTCGTCGTCAACACCGGCGACGACCTGTGGCTCGCGGGCGTGCGCCTCATGCCCGACTTCGACTCGCTGCTCTACGCGCTCGCGGGCGTCAACGACACCGAGCGCGGGTGGGGTCGCGCGGGCGAGACCGAGCGCGTGGCCGCCGAGCTGCGCGAGTGGGGCGTGGGCTGGCCGTGGTTCACGCTCGGCGACCTCGACCTCGGGACGCACCTCGCGCGAACCTCATGGCTGCGCGAGGGCCTCACGCCCTCGCAGGTCGGCGAGCGGCTGCAGCGGCGGTGGCCGCTCGGCGTCCGGCTCATCCCCGCGACCGACACGGAGGTCGACACCTGGGTGCGGATCGACCCTGCACACCCCGACGCGGCCGGCCGGAGCGAACTGCACTTCCAGGAGTGGTGGACGCGGCACCGCGCGTCGATCCCCGCGCTCGGCTTCGTGCAGCGCGACCTCGACCGCGCCCGCCCGGCGCCCGGCGTCGAGGCGGCGATCGCCGAGGCCGACGTGGTGCTGCTCGCGCCGTCGAACCCGGTGGTCTCGATCGGCACGATCCTCGCCGTCCCCGGCATGCGCGAGGCGCTCGCGGCGACGCCGGCGCCGGTCGTCGGGGTCTCGCCGATCATCGGCGGCCGCGTGGTGCGCGGCATGGCCGATGCGTGCCTGTCGGCCATCGGGGTCGAGACGGATGCCGCGGCGGTCGCGCGGCACTACGGCGCGCGCCGTCCGGAGGGCGGGCTGCTCGACGGATGGCTCGTCGACGAGACCGACGCGGCCGCCGTCGCGGGGCTCGAGGCGGCCGGGATCGCCGCGGCGTCCGTCCCGCTCTGGATGCACGATCTCGAGACCTCGGCCGCGCTCGCGGGCGAGGCCATCGACCTCGGGCTCAGGTCGTCGGCGACGCGATGA
- a CDS encoding ABC transporter permease, with the protein MFRAGRTTQAERTRPTAMKVATVIAGTVIVLLLAIPLVVQVITAFRGPFLPFGVSSARWSVDNFATLWELREDFWAVLGSTAAFVGGSTVLSLLIAFGLAWVTVRTDAPFRRVISVLVIVPFIIPPIVKAQAYLLMLSPQSGVLNQLLHAAPGFEGVTVDPYAFSTMIVIQSLTNVTFPYLMIVPILTNMDGSLEESARVSGASWPKTLRRVTLPMLWPGLLGVTVLTFILGLGSLEIPLLFGQQSGQSIFALKLWTLISADAGELPQYGLAAAWGCVFLVITTIAFVVYLRATRDAERRASVSGKGFRPTTMRLGAWRIPALAAIVVFILLTAILPLFALLWAAITPYPIAFSFSALVEQTHFTAFGEVLGDGEFWASLGRTLVIAGGSATIASVAATVLAYGIARSRSTAWTRGMDLFASSSVAIPTVIAGFAMFLTFMVINPVIPLAGTLFALIIAYSYRVSIAYRSGYSATLQIRRELEEAAQVSGASQMEGFRRIVVPLLMPTVFAVWIQVFILGTNEFTLPAFLATPETRPLSVYMYAMINPRSAQLYAPDQGAAMALIFTLLVFVIGYGLQWAVSRRAIGRARGRSVAPDDAAREPAVPVIASPTT; encoded by the coding sequence ATGTTCCGGGCAGGGCGGACCACGCAGGCCGAGCGCACCCGGCCGACGGCGATGAAGGTCGCGACGGTCATCGCCGGGACGGTGATCGTCCTCCTCCTCGCGATTCCGCTGGTGGTGCAGGTCATCACGGCCTTCCGTGGTCCGTTCCTGCCGTTCGGCGTCTCGTCCGCGAGGTGGTCGGTCGACAACTTCGCGACCCTGTGGGAGCTCCGCGAGGACTTCTGGGCGGTCCTCGGCTCGACGGCGGCGTTCGTGGGCGGCTCGACGGTGCTCTCGCTCCTGATCGCGTTCGGGCTCGCCTGGGTGACGGTGCGCACCGACGCCCCGTTCCGGCGGGTGATCTCGGTGCTCGTGATCGTGCCGTTCATCATCCCGCCCATCGTCAAGGCGCAGGCCTACCTGCTGATGCTCTCGCCGCAGTCGGGAGTCCTCAACCAGCTCCTGCACGCCGCGCCGGGCTTCGAGGGCGTCACCGTCGACCCGTACGCCTTCTCGACCATGATCGTGATCCAGTCGCTCACGAACGTGACCTTCCCGTACCTGATGATCGTGCCGATCCTCACGAACATGGACGGATCGCTCGAGGAGTCCGCCCGGGTCTCCGGGGCGTCCTGGCCCAAGACCCTCCGACGCGTCACGCTCCCGATGCTGTGGCCGGGCCTGCTCGGCGTGACCGTGCTCACCTTCATCCTCGGACTCGGGAGCCTGGAGATCCCGCTCCTCTTCGGACAGCAGTCCGGCCAGTCGATCTTCGCCCTCAAGCTCTGGACGCTCATCAGCGCCGACGCGGGCGAACTGCCGCAGTACGGCCTGGCCGCCGCGTGGGGGTGCGTCTTCCTCGTCATCACGACGATCGCGTTCGTGGTCTACCTCCGCGCGACCCGCGACGCCGAGCGACGGGCGTCCGTCTCGGGCAAGGGGTTCCGCCCGACCACGATGAGGCTCGGGGCCTGGCGGATCCCCGCCCTCGCCGCGATCGTCGTGTTCATCCTCCTCACGGCGATCCTGCCGCTCTTCGCCCTGCTCTGGGCGGCCATCACGCCCTATCCGATCGCGTTCTCCTTCTCGGCACTGGTCGAGCAGACGCACTTCACCGCCTTCGGCGAGGTCCTCGGCGACGGCGAGTTCTGGGCGTCCCTCGGGCGCACGCTGGTCATCGCCGGCGGCAGCGCGACCATCGCGAGCGTGGCGGCGACGGTGCTCGCCTACGGCATCGCCCGCAGCCGCTCGACCGCGTGGACCAGGGGCATGGACCTCTTCGCCTCGTCGTCCGTGGCCATCCCGACCGTGATCGCGGGCTTCGCGATGTTCCTGACCTTCATGGTGATCAATCCGGTCATCCCGCTGGCGGGGACCCTCTTCGCCCTGATCATCGCCTACTCGTACCGGGTGTCGATCGCCTACCGGTCGGGGTACAGCGCGACGTTGCAGATCCGGCGGGAGCTGGAGGAGGCGGCACAGGTCAGCGGAGCCAGCCAGATGGAGGGATTCCGCCGGATCGTCGTGCCCCTGCTGATGCCGACGGTCTTCGCCGTCTGGATCCAGGTGTTCATCCTGGGCACCAACGAGTTCACCCTGCCGGCCTTCCTCGCCACGCCGGAGACCCGGCCGCTCTCGGTCTACATGTACGCGATGATCAACCCGCGATCGGCGCAGCTGTACGCGCCCGACCAGGGCGCGGCGATGGCGCTGATCTTCACGCTGCTGGTCTTCGTGATCGGCTACGGCCTGCAGTGGGCCGTGTCGCGGCGCGCGATCGGACGTGCGAGAGGGCGCTCGGTCGCACCGGACGACGCGGCTCGCGAGCCGGCGGTGCCGGTCATCGCGTCGCCGACGACCTGA
- a CDS encoding ABC transporter substrate-binding protein, with translation MPIALPAAGILLLASCSSTQAAVPDAIDPDGDAAQGAACDAVELGAITRCENFYEDFWPEIDRQMDALYETAKETDGGRLVIWDWYELAPEVIAQFNERYPDLTIETRGLTYNLSSAVISAKATGSRNSDILSGSLVSAAAMTDEGFWADVDWTDFGVPEEFLTVGAPGMLPDSINGSLMQYNRDAIEVPSTLDGLLDPAYRGKVSIANYNPIVFSGYGMAEGEDAMVDLIGELKSSGNLVVLEDQNSPLSSGDVPVALNQTLYNPNPSLAVAPFEHSGVFAQFSGVNSDAENPSGAMLWSLWNAFDPEWLKLRMTDERFSTTQVPYAGLPSSVFEQATGLMKTNADALLQGLENGSATETVETRDDWIAMITAADDALNG, from the coding sequence GTGCCCATCGCCCTCCCGGCAGCAGGGATCCTGCTGCTCGCCTCATGCAGCTCGACGCAGGCGGCGGTGCCGGACGCGATCGACCCCGACGGCGACGCCGCGCAGGGCGCCGCCTGCGATGCCGTCGAACTCGGCGCCATCACCCGCTGCGAGAACTTCTACGAGGACTTCTGGCCCGAGATCGACCGCCAGATGGACGCGCTCTACGAGACGGCGAAGGAGACCGACGGCGGCCGGCTCGTGATCTGGGACTGGTACGAACTCGCTCCCGAGGTCATCGCCCAGTTCAACGAGCGCTACCCCGACCTCACGATCGAGACGCGCGGCCTCACCTACAACCTGTCCTCGGCGGTCATCTCCGCCAAGGCGACCGGTTCGCGCAACAGCGACATCCTGTCCGGATCCCTCGTCTCGGCGGCCGCGATGACCGACGAGGGGTTCTGGGCCGACGTCGACTGGACCGACTTCGGCGTTCCGGAGGAATTCCTCACGGTTGGCGCCCCCGGGATGCTGCCCGACAGCATCAACGGCTCGCTCATGCAGTACAACCGCGACGCGATCGAGGTGCCCTCGACGCTCGACGGACTGCTCGACCCGGCGTACCGAGGCAAGGTCTCGATCGCGAACTACAACCCGATCGTCTTCTCCGGCTACGGCATGGCGGAAGGCGAGGACGCCATGGTCGACCTCATCGGCGAGCTGAAGTCCTCGGGGAACCTCGTCGTGCTCGAGGACCAGAACTCGCCGCTGTCCAGCGGCGACGTCCCCGTCGCCCTCAACCAGACGCTGTACAACCCGAACCCGAGCCTGGCGGTCGCGCCCTTCGAGCACTCCGGGGTCTTCGCGCAGTTCTCGGGCGTGAACTCCGACGCGGAGAACCCCTCCGGCGCCATGCTCTGGTCGCTCTGGAACGCCTTCGACCCCGAATGGCTGAAGCTCCGGATGACCGACGAGCGGTTCTCGACGACCCAGGTCCCGTACGCGGGTCTGCCGTCCTCCGTCTTCGAGCAGGCCACCGGCCTCATGAAGACCAACGCGGATGCGCTGCTCCAGGGCCTCGAGAACGGATCGGCCACCGAGACGGTCGAGACCCGCGACGACTGGATCGCCATGATCACCGCCGCCGACGACGCGCTGAACGGCTAG
- a CDS encoding ABC transporter ATP-binding protein, translated as MTTSYQHSGRIARAPKDSAPDAANGEPPGEVDPRIGGGRLVVDGLEKHYELDGARVGVVKGVSFTIEPGTFTSLLGPSGCGKTTTLRCVAGLETSNGGRITLDDRVLSSSSRHLSPDKRDVGMVFQNYAIWPHMSVFANAVFPLQVASGRLPKKEARKRAMEALELVQLDAFAHRPATALSGGQQQRLALARALAHRPRLLLLDEPLSNLDAKLRDTMRNELRSLQQRLGITALYVTHDQSEALSMSDRVAVMNQGRIVQEATPRELYFEPADRFVADFVGRVNMIPAVVRGRDTDGDALVEAYGARLTSPCPENVGIGADVTITFRPESVRWHDVAPDRPNVLPARVVRAEFLGEIVEYEVDILNGDAAVGRLIARGAPMNAPGPGSTIHVELAPRACRVLTA; from the coding sequence ATGACGACGTCGTACCAGCACAGCGGGCGGATCGCGCGGGCCCCGAAGGACTCCGCACCCGACGCCGCGAACGGCGAACCCCCGGGCGAGGTCGACCCTCGCATCGGCGGCGGTCGCCTCGTGGTCGACGGGCTGGAGAAGCACTACGAGCTGGACGGCGCCCGCGTCGGGGTCGTGAAAGGCGTCTCGTTCACCATCGAGCCGGGCACCTTCACCTCGCTCCTCGGCCCCTCGGGATGTGGCAAGACCACCACGCTGCGCTGCGTCGCCGGCCTGGAGACCAGCAACGGCGGGCGCATCACGCTCGACGATCGGGTGCTGTCGAGCAGCAGCCGGCACCTCTCGCCCGACAAGCGGGACGTCGGCATGGTGTTCCAGAACTACGCCATCTGGCCGCACATGTCGGTGTTCGCCAACGCCGTCTTCCCCCTCCAGGTGGCGTCGGGGCGGCTGCCGAAGAAGGAGGCGCGGAAGCGCGCGATGGAGGCGCTCGAGCTCGTCCAGCTCGACGCCTTCGCCCACCGCCCGGCGACGGCGCTCTCGGGCGGGCAGCAGCAGCGCCTGGCGCTCGCCCGCGCACTGGCCCACCGCCCGCGGCTCCTGCTCCTGGACGAACCGCTCAGCAACCTCGACGCGAAGCTGCGCGACACGATGCGCAACGAGCTGCGGAGCCTCCAGCAGCGCCTGGGCATCACGGCGCTCTACGTCACGCACGACCAGTCGGAGGCGCTGTCGATGTCGGATCGCGTCGCCGTGATGAACCAGGGTCGCATCGTGCAGGAGGCCACGCCCCGCGAGCTCTACTTCGAGCCGGCGGACCGATTCGTCGCCGACTTCGTCGGCCGGGTCAACATGATCCCGGCCGTCGTCCGCGGTCGCGACACCGACGGCGACGCGCTCGTCGAGGCGTACGGCGCCCGACTGACGAGCCCGTGCCCCGAGAACGTGGGCATCGGAGCCGACGTCACGATCACCTTCCGGCCCGAGAGCGTCCGGTGGCACGATGTCGCACCGGATCGACCCAATGTGCTGCCCGCCCGCGTGGTGCGGGCGGAGTTCCTCGGCGAGATCGTCGAGTACGAGGTCGACATCCTCAACGGCGACGCGGCGGTCGGCCGCCTCATCGCACGAGGTGCCCCGATGAACGCGCCCGGCCCCGGCAGCACCATCCACGTCGAGCTCGCGCCCCGCGCGTGCCGAGTGCTGACGGCGTGA